In Lepus europaeus isolate LE1 chromosome 22, mLepTim1.pri, whole genome shotgun sequence, the following are encoded in one genomic region:
- the NOXRED1 gene encoding NADP-dependent oxidoreductase domain-containing protein 1 has protein sequence MDMLEDLESLQFESGVTEEDRSWLYLQGRSRGLTVEACAHAIFFCKLVHKLRESLNGNQSFRGLPIGSLNVAPEEHEELKVGIIGGGHLGKQLARVLLQLVPLPAESLRISTRRPEALVEFQKQGVRCFYHNSGLVGWANVVFLCCLPSQLPNICIEIQNSISKACIVFSFVAAIPLPRLKLLLNKTNILRPQYHYHYAKDGVNIWGAKKEITAVLQDPVILQATCPYSAAGGIRLNIKWLEGVFYAALNICTEKNVAHSKAMLLMNELFLSVHFQGCGEDTSSCPKFQLTDVVSKDYVKNLSGNRPFPWFELTTVQLRETPFSQCLSASTVIQDHLTHLYCDSFGISPNKEEPEVSTGLPSQ, from the exons ATGGACATGCTAGAGGACCTTGAGTCCCTGCAGTTTGAGTCTGGGGTTACAGAGGAAGATCGATCCTGGCTGTATTTGCAGGGCCGTTCTCGGGGACTGACAGTCGAAGCCTGTGCCCATGCAATCTTCTTCTGCAAACTAGTCCATAAGTTGAG AGAATCATTAAATGGGAATCAAAGCTTCCGAGGCCTCCCGATTGGATCACTTAATGTGGCCCCTGAGGAACACGAAGAGTTAAAGGTGGGCATCATTGGAGGTGgccaccttgggaagcagctggctcGGGTACTGCTGCAGCTCGTCCCTCTCCCTGCCGAGAGCCTGCGGATCTCCACTCGGAGGCCAGAGGCCCTGG TTGAATTCCAGAAACAGGGGGTCCGCTGCTTTTACCACAACTCGGGTCTGGTGGGCTGGGCCAACGTGGTGTtcctctgctgcctgccatcTCAGCTGCCTAACATCTGCATAGAAATTCAGAACAGCATCAGCAAGGCCTGCATTGTGTTCAGCTTTGTCGCTGCCATCCCACTACCCAG ATTAAAACTGCTGCTGAACAAGACCAACATCTTGCGGCCTCAGTATCACTATCATTATGCCAAAGATGGTGTCAACATCTGGGGCGCCAAAAAGGAAATCACAGCTGTGCTCCAAGACCCTGTGATTCTTCAGGCTACCTGCCCCTACAGTGCTGCTG GGGGAATTCGCCTCAATATCAAATGGTTGGAGGGAGTGTTCTACGCAGCCCTAAACATATGCACAGAGAAAAACGTGGCCCACTCCAAAGCGATGCTGCTTATGAATGAGCTCTTTCTGTCCGTGCACTTCCAAGGCTGTGGGGAAGACACAAGTTCTTGCCCCAAGTTTCAGTTAACGGATGTTGTCAGCAAAGACTATGTCAAGAACTTGTCTGGGAACAG GCCTTTCCCCTGGTTTGAGCTGACTACCGTACAACTCAGAGAAACTCCCTTCAGCCAGTGTCTCTCAGCCAGTACTGTCATCCAAGACCACCTTACTCATCTATACTGTGATTCATTTGGCATCTCCCCAAACAAAGAAGAGCCAGAAGTTTCCACAGGCCTTCCATCCCAGTAA